One Planctomycetia bacterium genomic window carries:
- a CDS encoding transposase, translating into MDQEDQQSLKELFRVIRRLHKAYLLKEQFVQLWDYYRPEWARKFLRSVRPRYAGNACLSSRSSRP; encoded by the coding sequence TTGGATCAGGAAGACCAGCAGTCGCTGAAGGAACTCTTCCGGGTGATTCGCCGCCTCCACAAAGCCTATCTCTTGAAGGAACAGTTCGTGCAACTGTGGGACTACTATCGACCGGAGTGGGCCAGGAAGTTCTTGCGAAGTGTAAGGCCTCGCTACGCTGGCAACGCTTGCCTGAGTTCGAGAAGTTCGCGGCCATGA
- a CDS encoding acyltransferase, producing MILRDMFLTMGNNANTIQNHISQLDGLRAFAVIFVIVTHTTPHFLPFDIGAFGVRLFFVLSGYLITGILLGTHKAAETQFSKVIITFYIRRFLRIFPLYYLALLIAVIVNLPGIWESAWWHAAYLSNVKMVIEKVTPEVGGHFWSLAVEEQFYLIWPFIVLLTPRKLLPWTIAVAIITAPIFRYFAYNIFYTMMSRFLMPSCLDTLGMGAMLALIQQSYPRFEKRYAILLGASGSLILAYFYFRPDDRIAKYVLTDIASGCLSVAFVYISIASSNESALVRFLSWRPLAYIGTNSYGVYVWQWFIPNYAEYFGIELPEKSWSLFLIVTGVSIVVASLSWFLLEKPLNELKRHFPYPRKQNHIS from the coding sequence ATGATTTTACGAGATATGTTCTTAACAATGGGAAATAACGCAAACACCATCCAGAACCACATATCACAGTTAGACGGTCTTAGGGCATTCGCGGTCATATTTGTGATCGTAACTCACACGACGCCTCATTTTCTGCCGTTTGATATTGGAGCATTTGGAGTCAGATTGTTTTTCGTTCTTTCGGGTTACTTGATAACCGGAATACTACTCGGAACGCATAAGGCGGCAGAAACTCAGTTTTCAAAAGTAATCATCACATTCTACATCCGCCGATTTTTGAGAATCTTTCCGCTTTATTACCTTGCGCTACTAATTGCTGTCATTGTGAATCTACCAGGTATATGGGAGTCGGCATGGTGGCACGCCGCGTACCTGTCAAATGTCAAAATGGTGATCGAAAAGGTAACACCTGAAGTTGGCGGGCATTTTTGGTCACTTGCAGTCGAGGAACAGTTCTACCTCATTTGGCCGTTCATCGTGTTGCTCACGCCACGAAAGTTACTTCCCTGGACTATTGCTGTCGCAATTATCACTGCTCCGATATTCCGCTATTTTGCGTACAACATTTTCTATACAATGATGAGCCGTTTCCTGATGCCAAGTTGCCTTGATACTCTCGGCATGGGAGCAATGTTGGCGCTGATTCAACAGTCTTACCCGCGATTTGAAAAACGATACGCAATACTGTTAGGGGCAAGTGGCTCGCTGATTCTTGCTTACTTTTACTTTCGGCCAGATGATCGAATTGCGAAGTACGTTTTGACAGACATTGCTTCAGGATGCCTGTCAGTAGCGTTTGTTTACATTTCGATCGCCAGCAGTAACGAATCAGCGTTGGTAAGATTTCTTTCTTGGAGGCCATTGGCTTACATCGGGACTAACAGCTATGGAGTTTACGTCTGGCAGTGGTTTATTCCCAACTATGCTGAATACTTCGGCATTGAGTTGCCAGAGAAGAGTTGGTCATTGTTTTTGATCGTTACTGGTGTTTCTATTGTTGTTGCAAGTCTGTCATGGTTTTTATTAGAAAAGCCTCTAAATGAACTTAAGAGACATTTCCCTTATCCACGGAAACAAAACCACATTAGTTAA
- a CDS encoding DUF1501 domain-containing protein, with amino-acid sequence MIHPQACQGFFRTAPMGRREFLRAGSLSLMGLGLPQLVQARQASISSNIKVRLPRKPAKACILLFMWGGPAQQDTWDPKPMAPAEYRGEFKPIRTSVPGIQICEHLPRLAQRMDKLAVIRSMTHGDVNHTTATHELLTGYPLPKQGATLHEDWPNIGSVLSRMGKGKKPLPAFVSMMPKVAGEGAPRFVEESHGQGAGWLGPVYQPMRIDSDASSPNYKVADFNLRADIPPERFERRRSLLQQIDHQVRELEQDQQLSSMSRHYENALSILTRPEVTAAFDLSKEDPKLRERYGMNIHGQAVLQARRLVEAGVPLVTVFWQNDGITNVSVYWDTHSRNFIDLKTRLCPVTDQAFSALLDDLEQRGMLDDVLVVWTGEMGRTPRVGQSVVGGAGAGRDGRDHWSQVFSSVLAGGGIQGGIVHGSSDKFAAAPASNPTSPADLVATIYHCLGIDPETLIMDRLQRPQSLTNGKVIEAILSA; translated from the coding sequence ATGATCCATCCGCAAGCCTGCCAGGGTTTCTTTCGCACTGCTCCGATGGGCAGAAGAGAATTCCTGCGTGCAGGCTCGCTGAGTCTGATGGGGTTGGGTTTGCCCCAATTAGTACAGGCACGGCAGGCAAGTATCAGTTCCAACATCAAAGTTCGTTTGCCGAGGAAGCCAGCGAAGGCCTGCATCTTATTATTCATGTGGGGCGGGCCGGCTCAGCAGGATACATGGGATCCCAAGCCAATGGCCCCAGCTGAGTATCGCGGGGAGTTCAAGCCCATACGAACTTCGGTGCCCGGCATTCAAATCTGTGAGCATCTTCCGAGATTAGCCCAGCGGATGGACAAGCTGGCGGTTATTCGTTCCATGACACATGGCGATGTCAATCACACCACCGCTACCCATGAGTTGCTGACAGGTTATCCGCTTCCTAAACAAGGCGCAACACTGCACGAAGACTGGCCCAATATTGGCTCTGTGTTGAGCCGGATGGGTAAGGGGAAGAAGCCTTTGCCTGCGTTTGTGTCGATGATGCCGAAAGTAGCTGGCGAGGGTGCACCGCGGTTTGTGGAGGAATCGCACGGGCAGGGGGCAGGTTGGCTGGGGCCGGTTTATCAGCCGATGCGGATTGACAGCGATGCGAGCAGTCCGAACTACAAGGTTGCAGATTTCAATCTGCGAGCCGATATTCCTCCGGAACGGTTTGAACGCCGGCGATCGCTGCTGCAGCAGATTGACCATCAGGTGCGGGAACTGGAGCAGGATCAGCAACTCAGTTCCATGTCGAGGCATTACGAGAATGCACTCTCCATCCTGACGCGGCCTGAAGTGACGGCGGCGTTTGACCTCAGTAAGGAAGACCCGAAGCTGCGAGAACGGTATGGCATGAACATCCACGGGCAAGCGGTGCTGCAGGCCCGGCGGCTGGTGGAGGCGGGGGTGCCGCTGGTGACCGTCTTCTGGCAGAACGATGGTATCACCAATGTTTCTGTTTACTGGGATACGCACAGTCGCAACTTCATTGACCTCAAGACGAGGCTGTGTCCCGTTACCGATCAGGCATTTTCCGCGTTGCTTGATGATCTGGAACAGCGGGGCATGCTGGATGATGTGCTGGTGGTGTGGACGGGTGAGATGGGCCGCACACCCAGGGTGGGTCAGTCAGTAGTGGGTGGCGCGGGTGCAGGCCGCGATGGCCGCGATCACTGGTCGCAGGTGTTTTCAAGCGTATTAGCGGGGGGTGGTATTCAGGGTGGCATCGTGCATGGTTCCAGTGATAAGTTTGCAGCAGCCCCGGCCAGTAACCCGACTTCACCTGCTGATCTGGTGGCCACCATTTATCATTGTCTGGGCATTGATCCGGAAACGCTAATCATGGACCGGTTGCAGCGGCCTCAGAGCTTGACGAATGGGAAGGTGATTGAGGCGATATTGTCGGCGTAG